The following coding sequences are from one Elusimicrobium minutum Pei191 window:
- the era gene encoding GTPase Era: protein MTDKDFKSGFAVMAGLPNAGKSTLLNAVAGGLLSAVSPKPQMTRQNIIALSEGEKHQIIFVDTPGFLEAKYKLQEIMKGSLSQALEEDADVAVFVFDPLQEYSAHKKLISKLQNIKCPLFVLINKADTQPVEKLRKIEEQLKKDLPDIEKTFFISAKQNKGVAEFKTAVAETLPFNPPYFPQGQWTDRWERFYVAEFIREQIFNLYEKEVPYCTYVEVETFTEDLGPKNYIKAKIYVERESQKPIIIGSKGSSIAKLRVSAQKRIEEFLGRKYRLELEVSVEPQWRSSKKCLQKFGFITE, encoded by the coding sequence ATGACAGATAAAGATTTTAAAAGCGGTTTTGCCGTTATGGCAGGTTTACCAAACGCGGGCAAGTCCACGCTTCTTAACGCTGTGGCGGGGGGGCTGCTCTCGGCGGTTTCGCCAAAGCCGCAAATGACAAGGCAAAATATTATTGCCCTTAGCGAAGGTGAAAAACACCAAATTATTTTTGTTGATACTCCCGGTTTTTTAGAGGCAAAATATAAATTGCAGGAAATTATGAAAGGCTCACTTTCCCAGGCTTTGGAGGAGGACGCCGACGTGGCTGTTTTTGTTTTTGACCCTTTGCAGGAATATTCCGCCCATAAAAAACTTATATCTAAATTACAAAACATTAAATGCCCTTTATTTGTTTTAATAAACAAAGCCGACACCCAGCCTGTTGAAAAACTGCGTAAAATTGAGGAGCAATTAAAAAAAGATTTGCCTGATATTGAAAAAACTTTTTTTATTTCCGCCAAACAAAATAAAGGCGTAGCTGAATTCAAAACGGCAGTGGCGGAAACCCTTCCCTTTAACCCGCCGTATTTCCCGCAAGGCCAGTGGACTGACAGATGGGAAAGATTTTACGTTGCCGAATTTATAAGAGAGCAAATTTTTAATTTGTATGAAAAAGAAGTGCCTTACTGTACTTATGTGGAAGTTGAAACCTTTACCGAAGACCTTGGCCCCAAAAACTATATAAAGGCCAAAATCTATGTTGAGCGTGAAAGCCAAAAACCTATTATTATAGGATCTAAAGGAAGTTCAATAGCTAAACTTAGGGTTTCGGCCCAAAAAAGGATAGAAGAATTTTTAGGCCGCAAATACCGTTTGGAGCTTGAGGTTTCAGTAGAACCGCAATGGAGAAGCAGTAAAAAATGTCTTCAAAAATTCGGTTTTATTACTGAGTAA
- a CDS encoding outer membrane protein: MNAFELAPYLRASAGPSLVKIKIKDASAARDNPVNFNAALGTNIGAFRAEIMGSYYTSISDHFVVNGNKYDLETDSIVMGMANTFFSIEKDTTQYIAGAGAGVTNYKAKISSEATGYNRIRKNPSDFTWALYFGISTPINDYVMADLFAKYTQLNANDVKMSSYGFNIGLRFNIPRKKKANAQILKFLEETAYSQQQDITSEEEQALLQPEQSLQTTEKTADFEREN, from the coding sequence GTGAACGCTTTTGAACTTGCTCCATACCTTAGGGCAAGCGCGGGACCGTCTCTTGTAAAAATAAAAATAAAGGATGCCTCCGCCGCAAGGGACAATCCAGTTAACTTTAACGCTGCGCTGGGTACAAATATAGGAGCTTTCCGTGCAGAAATAATGGGGTCATATTACACAAGCATAAGCGACCATTTTGTCGTTAACGGCAATAAATACGACCTTGAAACAGACAGCATTGTAATGGGCATGGCAAACACGTTTTTCTCTATAGAAAAAGACACCACACAATATATCGCGGGCGCGGGCGCCGGGGTTACTAACTATAAAGCTAAAATATCAAGTGAAGCAACCGGCTATAATAGAATAAGAAAAAATCCCTCGGATTTCACCTGGGCTCTTTACTTCGGAATATCTACGCCGATAAACGATTATGTTATGGCGGATTTATTTGCCAAATATACCCAGCTAAACGCAAACGATGTTAAAATGAGCAGTTACGGTTTTAATATAGGCCTGCGTTTTAATATCCCCAGAAAGAAAAAAGCAAACGCCCAAATACTTAAATTTTTAGAAGAAACGGCTTACTCCCAGCAGCAAGACATTACTTCTGAAGAAGAACAAGCTCTTTTACAACCTGAACAAAGTTTGCAAACTACGGAAAAAACCGCTGATTTTGAAAGAGAAAACTAA
- a CDS encoding SPFH domain-containing protein, with protein MGLLILALILIAFGVMLLSKGIRIIQQAEVMVIERLGKYHATLTSGINFIVPFFDNPRRIDWKRSAEIGGRQVSYTEMLERIDMRETVYDFPRQSVITRDNVSIEINALIYFQVTDPLRVVYEITSLPVAIEKLTQTTLRNVIGELDLDQTLTSRETINSKLRHILDDASNKWGVKVNRVELQDIIPPREIKEAMEKQMRAERDKRAAILEAEGLKQAQILKAEGFKEAEIKRAEGSRQALILEADGQAQAKIRVAEAEATAVKTISDTVAQYSNPANYLISLKYIEALTTMTEGKDNKLVYMPFEATGVLGAVGAVRDLISGNGKK; from the coding sequence ATGGGACTTTTAATATTGGCTCTTATTTTAATCGCTTTTGGCGTGATGTTGCTTTCCAAAGGTATTAGAATTATACAACAAGCCGAAGTAATGGTTATTGAAAGACTTGGTAAGTATCATGCCACATTAACATCGGGCATTAACTTTATTGTGCCGTTTTTTGATAATCCGAGAAGAATTGACTGGAAACGCTCGGCCGAGATAGGCGGAAGGCAGGTTTCTTATACAGAAATGCTTGAGCGCATAGACATGCGTGAAACTGTGTATGATTTCCCCCGTCAAAGCGTTATTACAAGAGATAACGTCAGCATTGAAATTAACGCGCTTATTTATTTCCAGGTGACAGATCCTTTAAGAGTTGTCTATGAAATTACAAGCTTGCCTGTAGCTATCGAAAAACTTACGCAGACAACGCTTCGTAACGTTATCGGCGAACTTGATTTGGACCAAACTTTAACCTCACGTGAAACAATTAACTCCAAACTGCGCCATATTTTGGACGACGCCTCCAACAAATGGGGTGTTAAAGTTAACCGCGTTGAGTTGCAAGATATTATTCCCCCCAGGGAAATTAAAGAAGCTATGGAAAAGCAAATGAGGGCCGAACGCGACAAACGCGCCGCCATCTTAGAAGCGGAAGGTTTAAAACAAGCGCAGATCTTAAAGGCGGAAGGTTTTAAAGAAGCCGAAATTAAGAGAGCCGAAGGTTCCCGCCAGGCCTTAATCTTAGAAGCGGACGGCCAAGCGCAGGCTAAAATAAGAGTTGCGGAAGCCGAAGCCACCGCTGTTAAAACTATCAGCGACACGGTTGCCCAGTATTCCAACCCGGCTAACTACTTAATAAGCCTTAAATATATTGAAGCCTTAACAACAATGACCGAAGGCAAAGACAATAAACTCGTTTATATGCCTTTTGAAGCCACAGGCGTTTTAGGCGCGGTAGGCGCGGTAAGGGACCTTATATCGGGAAATGGTAAAAAATAA
- a CDS encoding transglutaminase-like domain-containing protein, whose product MYENQIKALINLISAEPVESADFLKAELASVIKNKPAVFKTVLEAEFKNNTPAFVHTLIEEVAFDRLRDSFLTFSNKINPDLEEGLELISKFENPVLDTKTFNQKIDAVAARFHPMTLNCADSLDVAQAMQIFFFNTLGIKPVSVNLRPQHMSFDKMFESRSAAGIMICCLYAVTGQRLGLDITVVDFAGRLLVQFNEPSFNEPFYVDPFDGGKVLTLRECMEYIVSRSITWDNKYLEPLTSHLIIRRCLANLIFIHKKFKDERRLAYLRDFMTLLDI is encoded by the coding sequence ATGTATGAAAATCAAATAAAGGCCCTTATTAATTTAATATCGGCAGAACCGGTGGAAAGCGCGGATTTTTTAAAGGCCGAGCTTGCAAGCGTAATTAAAAATAAACCGGCCGTTTTTAAAACGGTTCTTGAAGCAGAATTTAAAAATAACACGCCCGCTTTCGTGCACACTTTAATTGAAGAAGTGGCCTTTGACAGGCTGCGTGACAGCTTTTTAACTTTTTCAAATAAAATTAACCCTGATTTAGAAGAAGGGCTTGAACTTATTTCCAAATTTGAAAACCCTGTTTTAGACACAAAAACTTTTAATCAAAAAATAGATGCTGTCGCCGCGCGCTTTCACCCCATGACTTTAAACTGCGCAGACAGCCTAGACGTAGCGCAGGCTATGCAAATTTTCTTTTTTAACACGCTGGGCATTAAACCGGTTTCGGTAAACTTACGCCCGCAGCATATGTCTTTTGACAAAATGTTTGAGTCCCGTTCAGCGGCAGGCATAATGATTTGCTGTTTATATGCGGTAACAGGCCAGCGTTTGGGGCTTGATATAACAGTTGTTGATTTCGCGGGCAGGCTGCTTGTGCAGTTTAACGAACCGTCTTTTAACGAGCCTTTTTACGTTGACCCTTTTGACGGAGGGAAAGTTTTAACCCTGCGAGAATGCATGGAATACATTGTTTCACGCTCAATTACCTGGGATAATAAATATTTAGAACCGCTTACATCACATCTTATTATAAGAAGATGTCTTGCTAATTTAATTTTTATACATAAAAAATTCAAAGATGAGAGAAGGCTTGCGTATTTACGCGATTTTATGACCTTACTTGATATATAG
- a CDS encoding M42 family metallopeptidase, whose product MDIELFRKIAELPGISGREEAVRAALLKMLKTCTDEQRVDAMGNIIAVKKGKGVRKLMLAAHMDEIGLLVSHIENNGFLRFVPVGGIDARTLMSQRVVIHTSKGPIFGVIGTKPVHLLDAAEASKAPGIKSLFIDTGLDGSEINSIVSIGDPVTLDRTTVEFGSQMINSKAIDDRAGVYVFIEALKKVKKFDCDIYAVFSVQEEVGLRGAVTSTFGVDPDLALVVDATAANDLPATPPQEFNCRLGQGVAITIMDGGSIINPQIVKTLKKLASDKNIKHQFKVSARGSNDAAAVQKTKSGVPVGLLSIPTRYIHSSIETASKIDIDAAVDLTVAFIENACKYNFDY is encoded by the coding sequence ATGGACATTGAATTATTTAGAAAAATAGCCGAATTGCCGGGTATATCCGGCAGGGAAGAAGCAGTTAGAGCCGCCCTTCTTAAAATGCTTAAAACATGTACCGATGAGCAGCGTGTTGACGCTATGGGCAATATTATTGCCGTTAAAAAGGGTAAAGGCGTAAGAAAGCTTATGCTTGCCGCCCATATGGACGAGATAGGCCTTCTTGTAAGCCATATTGAAAATAACGGTTTTTTACGTTTTGTTCCCGTAGGCGGTATTGACGCAAGAACGCTTATGAGCCAGCGTGTTGTAATACACACATCAAAAGGGCCGATATTCGGCGTTATAGGAACAAAACCGGTACATTTGCTTGACGCCGCTGAAGCTTCAAAAGCGCCTGGTATTAAAAGTTTATTTATTGATACCGGTTTGGACGGATCTGAAATAAATTCAATTGTAAGCATAGGCGACCCTGTTACTTTAGACAGAACTACTGTTGAATTCGGATCTCAAATGATTAACTCCAAAGCTATTGATGACAGAGCAGGCGTTTACGTTTTTATTGAAGCTTTAAAGAAAGTTAAAAAATTTGACTGTGATATTTACGCCGTTTTCAGCGTGCAGGAAGAAGTTGGTTTAAGAGGAGCAGTAACTTCAACCTTCGGGGTGGACCCGGATTTGGCGCTTGTTGTTGACGCTACCGCCGCTAATGATTTGCCCGCCACTCCCCCGCAGGAATTTAACTGCCGTTTAGGGCAAGGCGTAGCCATAACAATTATGGACGGCGGCTCCATTATCAATCCGCAAATAGTTAAAACTTTAAAAAAGCTGGCTTCGGATAAAAACATTAAACACCAGTTTAAAGTTTCGGCCCGCGGTTCTAACGACGCTGCTGCCGTGCAAAAAACAAAAAGCGGCGTTCCCGTAGGGCTGCTTTCAATACCTACGCGTTATATACATTCAAGCATAGAAACGGCTTCAAAAATTGATATAGACGCGGCGGTTGATTTAACAGTGGCTTTTATAGAGAACGCCTGTAAATATAATTTTGATTACTAA
- a CDS encoding class II fructose-bisphosphate aldolase — protein MTVSYKELGFVNTKEMFANAMKEGYAVPAYNFNNMEQLQAIVTACVESGSPVIVQVSSGARKYANATMLRWMARGAVEMMKDIGKPVPIALHLDHGDSFELCKDCIDSGFSSVMIDGSHLPYEENIALTKKVVEYAHANDVTVEAELGVLAGIEDEVSAEHHTYTDPAQVEDFVKRTGCDSLAISIGTSHGAYKFKVKPGESVPPLRFDILEEVSNRLPGFPIVLHGASSVDQKAVATINQYGGKLDNAVGIPEDQLRKAAKSAVCKINVDSDGRLVMTAAVRKVFVTKPEEFDPRKYLGPARTDLIAMYKEKNQSVLGSANRVK, from the coding sequence ATGACAGTTTCTTATAAAGAACTCGGCTTTGTAAACACAAAAGAAATGTTTGCAAACGCAATGAAAGAAGGATATGCCGTTCCCGCGTACAATTTTAATAATATGGAACAATTGCAAGCCATTGTAACAGCTTGCGTTGAATCAGGCTCACCCGTTATAGTACAGGTTTCAAGCGGAGCGCGTAAATATGCCAACGCCACAATGTTAAGATGGATGGCAAGAGGCGCCGTAGAAATGATGAAAGATATAGGCAAACCCGTTCCGATAGCTTTACATCTTGACCATGGTGATTCTTTTGAACTTTGCAAAGACTGTATTGATTCAGGGTTCTCCTCAGTCATGATTGACGGTTCACACCTCCCTTATGAAGAAAATATCGCTTTAACGAAGAAAGTTGTTGAATACGCCCACGCAAATGACGTAACCGTAGAAGCGGAACTCGGCGTTTTGGCCGGTATTGAAGACGAAGTTTCCGCCGAACACCACACATATACGGATCCCGCGCAGGTAGAAGATTTTGTTAAAAGAACGGGCTGTGATTCTTTAGCTATTTCAATCGGAACAAGCCACGGCGCTTATAAATTTAAAGTTAAACCGGGTGAATCAGTTCCCCCCCTTCGCTTTGATATTTTAGAAGAAGTTTCAAATAGACTTCCGGGCTTCCCTATAGTCCTTCACGGCGCTTCAAGCGTTGACCAAAAAGCCGTAGCCACAATTAACCAATACGGCGGCAAACTTGATAACGCTGTAGGCATACCTGAAGACCAGCTTAGAAAAGCGGCCAAATCAGCGGTTTGCAAAATCAACGTTGATTCCGACGGCAGACTTGTAATGACAGCGGCTGTACGCAAAGTATTTGTAACAAAACCCGAAGAATTTGACCCGCGCAAATACTTAGGCCCCGCGAGAACCGACCTTATAGCAATGTATAAGGAAAAAAACCAAAGTGTTTTAGGTTCAGCCAACAGAGTTAAATAA
- a CDS encoding NfeD family protein: MSIHYIWLIAGLLFIIGEMFTLDFSLACIGTALLVTALPAYFGASFLIQAVFFAVIAIILFLTVRPIALKYLHKNQSVKTNVDALIGKQAHVTEEINAEKKTGRVKIDGDVWQAVSDSVIALDADVTVEKIEGIILTVKKI, from the coding sequence ATGTCTATTCACTACATATGGCTTATAGCAGGCCTTTTGTTTATTATAGGGGAAATGTTTACGCTTGATTTTTCTTTAGCTTGTATAGGCACCGCGCTTTTGGTTACGGCGCTTCCCGCTTATTTCGGCGCTTCGTTTTTAATACAGGCGGTATTTTTTGCGGTAATAGCTATAATACTTTTCTTAACGGTAAGGCCTATAGCGCTTAAATATTTACATAAAAACCAATCCGTAAAAACCAATGTTGACGCTTTAATAGGTAAACAGGCCCACGTAACGGAAGAAATTAACGCTGAAAAGAAAACGGGCCGCGTTAAAATAGACGGAGATGTTTGGCAGGCCGTGTCGGACTCCGTTATTGCCTTAGACGCCGATGTTACGGTTGAAAAAATTGAAGGCATAATTTTAACGGTTAAAAAAATCTAA
- a CDS encoding sulfatase-like hydrolase/transferase has translation MKLKNIFIFTFINLAIWCLLSLKYYFTSGFYWDFAGLIFTLTFIPGHLLLFALGLFVILCLASIIGPRFCKNFAIFAGAFFTLFFLTDIIVYSQYRFHISLSMAELFFGPAGREIFVFPIGMYLLMALGVLVVLIVQGIAVAVSCNIKVPNRLVILGFIALVFCFIAFNSLYAWAKFVSVPSITAQISYLPWANPLSVNTRLKKMGLNPSSEPLVAAKGEMLNYPLNPLKCESVNPKLNVLFILVDSLRSDMFTREIMPKTYAKYKNSRNGFHFKNHVSGGNATQAGVFAFFYGLPSTYWNAFSSYNMEPVFMQEMRTRGYEFGIFSSGKLNSPEFHKNIFSGIDNLRIESKGDTKYERDIDMQRDFEAFLDNRDKKRPFFAFMFYDSPHGFEYPPSFKEKFKPAKELNYISLTSSTDPKPYLNKYKNSINFIDGKLGEVFDMLKDRKINAETVVIITGDHGQEINDTGNNFWGHNSNFAKYQTHTPLIMLWPDKRGKDIEYRTTHYDIVPTVMKEILGCVNPPSDYSIGYNLFDDTPRPYSLVISYTKKAVIVDDNVSVIDNYGALENYDDQYRPLKESVDSKAISAALKDLSTFYK, from the coding sequence ATGAAACTTAAGAACATTTTTATATTTACTTTTATAAACCTTGCGATTTGGTGTCTGCTGAGTTTGAAATACTATTTTACAAGCGGATTTTATTGGGATTTTGCGGGACTGATTTTTACTTTAACATTTATTCCCGGGCATTTATTACTTTTTGCTTTAGGGCTTTTTGTTATTTTGTGCCTTGCCAGTATAATAGGCCCTAGGTTTTGCAAAAACTTCGCTATTTTTGCGGGTGCTTTTTTCACTCTTTTCTTTTTAACTGACATAATAGTATATTCCCAATACCGCTTTCATATAAGCCTTTCTATGGCGGAGCTGTTTTTTGGACCCGCCGGGAGGGAAATTTTTGTTTTTCCTATAGGAATGTATTTGCTTATGGCGCTAGGTGTTCTTGTTGTATTAATAGTGCAGGGAATTGCGGTTGCGGTGTCGTGCAACATTAAGGTTCCGAACAGATTAGTAATTTTAGGTTTTATAGCATTAGTTTTTTGTTTTATAGCGTTTAATTCTTTATACGCTTGGGCCAAGTTTGTTTCCGTTCCAAGTATAACGGCGCAAATATCTTATTTGCCGTGGGCAAATCCGTTGAGTGTTAATACAAGGCTTAAAAAAATGGGTTTAAATCCCAGTTCTGAGCCTTTAGTGGCCGCTAAAGGAGAAATGCTTAATTATCCGTTAAATCCTTTAAAGTGCGAAAGCGTAAATCCCAAACTTAACGTTCTTTTTATTTTGGTTGACTCTTTAAGGTCGGACATGTTTACGCGCGAAATAATGCCTAAAACTTACGCTAAATATAAAAACAGCCGCAACGGATTCCATTTTAAAAACCATGTAAGCGGCGGCAACGCCACGCAGGCGGGCGTATTTGCTTTTTTCTACGGGCTTCCTTCAACATACTGGAACGCTTTTTCCTCATATAATATGGAGCCTGTTTTTATGCAGGAAATGAGAACCAGGGGATATGAATTTGGCATATTTTCAAGCGGTAAATTAAACAGTCCGGAATTTCATAAAAATATCTTTTCAGGCATAGATAACTTAAGGATCGAGTCTAAGGGAGATACTAAGTATGAAAGAGATATAGATATGCAGCGCGATTTTGAGGCGTTTTTAGACAACAGAGATAAAAAAAGACCGTTTTTCGCTTTTATGTTTTATGATTCACCGCATGGCTTTGAATACCCTCCGTCATTTAAAGAAAAATTTAAACCCGCAAAAGAGTTAAATTATATTTCACTTACATCTTCTACGGACCCGAAACCCTATCTTAACAAGTATAAAAACTCTATTAACTTTATAGACGGCAAACTGGGCGAAGTTTTTGATATGCTTAAAGACAGAAAAATAAATGCGGAAACCGTTGTTATTATTACAGGCGACCACGGACAGGAAATCAACGATACCGGCAATAATTTTTGGGGACATAACAGTAATTTCGCCAAATATCAAACGCATACCCCTCTAATAATGCTTTGGCCCGATAAAAGAGGCAAAGATATTGAATACAGAACAACGCATTATGATATTGTTCCTACGGTTATGAAAGAAATTTTGGGTTGTGTGAACCCGCCTTCCGATTATAGTATAGGTTATAATTTGTTTGATGATACTCCCAGACCGTACAGCCTTGTTATAAGTTATACAAAAAAGGCGGTTATAGTTGACGACAATGTTTCTGTTATAGATAATTACGGCGCTTTGGAGAATTATGACGACCAGTACCGCCCGTTAAAAGAAAGTGTTGATTCAAAAGCGATATCGGCCGCGTTAAAGGATTTATCAACGTTCTATAAATAA
- a CDS encoding transketolase-like TK C-terminal-containing protein produces the protein MSDFILGKKRAKYFNVETGKLTPIHKMPEEETALFERYDVIYRALCAILYNFAPLSGHPGGSISSGRFVQNLIYNEMAYKLSDPKEKKADIISYAAGHKALGLYAMWALRNECVAQAAPELLAKDIQNQMRLEDLLGFRRNEATATKYFKEFKSKPLGGHPEPVVPFVKTSTGASGVGVGSAVGMAFAAADAYSKNSPVINIIEGEGGLTAGRCSEVIAMAATANINNLVLHLDWNQASIDSDRVTSDGENPGDYVQWTPLELFYINDWNVVFVPEGHNYEQIYAAQKYAFNIKNGQPTAIIYRTVKGWKYGLEGKSSHGSGHKFASEGFHNTLSEFESVFGVSMPRFCGEQTPQGIEDCFWGNLQSIREALKKDTELAQFIAKKVFAAAERLNNKNSEPSPWLGDVEKVYSFDFAKLPAEFNFKQGESYATRTVLGDVLGYINKESGGTFLVGSADLYGSTNAGNIAKAYPKGFYNKARNPESRLVADGGICEDGLNALATGISAYGKHIGVAASYAAFASFGHVAMRLHAIGQEANHVYNKENINTVIQFNGHSGIPTGEDGPTHADPQALQLFQENFPKGLCITLTPFEVDEIWPMVTYALSKRPAVLAPFVMRPSEKMIDRAKYGADPAHKAVNGIYRLCKADGKADVNIIIQGSGVARNFINGTFEKLAQEGVKANVWYVCSKELFDMLPLEEQEKILPYEVRQNAMAITDFTVPTIANLLLSAKGQKHMLWPHKNGKYLGSGKHSNVYKEAGLDADGQLSAILSYIKDAK, from the coding sequence ATGAGTGATTTTATTTTAGGTAAAAAAAGAGCAAAATATTTTAACGTGGAAACAGGTAAACTTACCCCCATACATAAAATGCCGGAAGAGGAAACAGCTCTTTTTGAGCGTTACGACGTAATTTACCGCGCCTTATGCGCTATTTTATATAACTTTGCTCCTTTATCGGGCCATCCGGGCGGCAGTATTTCAAGCGGAAGATTTGTACAAAATTTAATTTATAATGAAATGGCCTATAAACTTTCCGATCCTAAAGAAAAAAAGGCTGACATAATCTCTTACGCCGCAGGCCACAAGGCCTTAGGTTTATACGCCATGTGGGCATTGCGCAATGAATGCGTTGCCCAGGCCGCGCCTGAACTTCTTGCTAAAGATATACAAAATCAAATGAGATTGGAAGACCTTTTGGGATTTAGGCGCAATGAAGCCACAGCTACTAAATATTTTAAAGAGTTTAAATCAAAACCTTTGGGCGGACACCCCGAACCGGTTGTTCCTTTTGTTAAAACAAGCACCGGCGCAAGCGGAGTTGGCGTAGGCAGCGCTGTAGGCATGGCTTTTGCCGCGGCTGACGCGTATTCAAAAAACAGCCCCGTAATTAATATCATTGAAGGGGAAGGCGGTTTAACAGCGGGCCGCTGCAGTGAAGTTATAGCCATGGCGGCAACGGCTAATATAAATAATTTGGTTTTGCATTTGGATTGGAACCAGGCGTCAATCGATTCGGATAGAGTTACTTCGGACGGGGAAAACCCCGGAGATTATGTGCAATGGACGCCGCTTGAACTTTTTTATATTAATGACTGGAACGTTGTTTTTGTACCCGAAGGCCATAATTACGAACAAATTTACGCCGCGCAAAAATATGCTTTCAACATAAAAAATGGGCAGCCTACAGCAATAATTTACCGTACCGTTAAAGGCTGGAAATACGGGCTTGAAGGCAAAAGCTCACACGGGTCGGGCCATAAATTCGCTTCAGAAGGCTTTCACAATACTCTTAGCGAGTTTGAATCTGTTTTCGGCGTTTCCATGCCAAGATTCTGCGGCGAGCAAACCCCGCAGGGAATTGAGGATTGTTTTTGGGGCAATTTGCAATCAATAAGAGAGGCTCTTAAAAAAGATACCGAGCTGGCGCAATTTATAGCTAAAAAAGTTTTCGCCGCGGCTGAAAGGCTAAACAACAAAAATTCTGAACCTAGCCCGTGGTTGGGCGACGTTGAAAAAGTGTATTCTTTCGACTTCGCTAAACTACCTGCCGAGTTTAATTTTAAACAGGGCGAATCTTACGCCACAAGAACTGTGCTGGGTGATGTCTTGGGTTATATAAATAAAGAAAGCGGCGGCACTTTTCTTGTAGGTTCAGCTGATTTATACGGTTCTACAAACGCTGGTAATATAGCAAAAGCGTATCCTAAAGGTTTTTATAATAAAGCACGCAACCCCGAAAGCAGGCTTGTAGCGGACGGCGGCATTTGTGAGGACGGACTTAACGCGCTGGCTACCGGTATTTCCGCCTACGGTAAACATATAGGCGTGGCCGCTTCTTATGCGGCTTTTGCAAGCTTCGGACATGTGGCGATGAGACTGCACGCCATCGGGCAGGAAGCGAATCATGTTTATAATAAAGAAAACATAAACACGGTTATACAATTTAACGGACATTCCGGGATACCTACGGGTGAGGACGGCCCCACGCACGCGGACCCGCAGGCTTTACAGTTATTTCAGGAAAATTTTCCCAAAGGGCTTTGTATTACGTTAACGCCTTTTGAAGTAGACGAAATTTGGCCCATGGTAACATACGCTTTATCAAAACGTCCGGCGGTATTAGCGCCTTTTGTTATGCGTCCTTCCGAAAAAATGATTGACCGCGCTAAATACGGAGCGGACCCGGCGCACAAAGCCGTAAACGGTATTTACAGGCTTTGCAAAGCTGACGGCAAGGCTGACGTGAATATAATTATTCAAGGTTCGGGCGTGGCGAGGAACTTTATTAACGGAACTTTTGAAAAACTTGCCCAAGAAGGCGTTAAAGCCAATGTTTGGTATGTTTGCAGCAAAGAACTTTTTGATATGCTTCCTTTAGAAGAGCAGGAAAAAATACTGCCTTATGAGGTAAGGCAAAATGCTATGGCTATAACGGACTTTACCGTGCCTACCATAGCCAACCTTCTTTTAAGCGCAAAAGGGCAAAAACATATGCTTTGGCCGCATAAAAACGGCAAGTACCTTGGCAGCGGCAAACACTCTAATGTTTATAAAGAAGCCGGGCTTGACGCAGACGGGCAATTATCTGCTATACTATCTTACATCAAAGATGCAAAATAG
- a CDS encoding PPC domain-containing DNA-binding protein: MAEEKPYLTGRTYIFRLPKGKDLQDSITAFCHDNQIKCGIINAIGAVENATVSYYDQAKKKYEKIVLEDEHELVSLIGNVSIKDNRPFVHAHAILSNKKGEVKAGHLMLGTKIFSAEVYIQELVGEPKVRKEDKVTKLQLWA, translated from the coding sequence ATGGCTGAAGAAAAACCATATTTAACAGGCAGAACGTATATTTTCAGATTGCCGAAAGGCAAAGACCTGCAAGATTCAATTACTGCATTCTGCCATGACAATCAGATAAAATGCGGTATAATTAACGCTATCGGAGCTGTGGAAAACGCAACCGTTTCCTACTATGACCAAGCCAAAAAGAAATATGAAAAAATTGTTTTGGAAGACGAACATGAACTTGTTTCTCTAATAGGTAATGTAAGCATAAAAGATAACAGACCGTTTGTTCATGCGCACGCTATATTGTCAAACAAGAAAGGCGAAGTAAAAGCCGGTCACCTTATGCTTGGCACAAAGATATTTAGCGCAGAGGTTTATATACAAGAACTTGTAGGCGAACCTAAGGTAAGAAAAGAAGATAAAGTTACCAAATTACAACTTTGGGCTTAA